The window AATCGTCGATCCGCGCATTCGAGAGAAAGGAGAGTGACGACATGGGCGAACGTATAGGACTAAAGCTGCATCTGCCTAAGGCGCTAATGATTAGCGGGGGCTGCTTGCTAATACTGGTGATGATTGCCGTGCTAGCACCGCACCTTATGCCGCACGATCCGTATGAGGTCGATATTATACACAAATTACAGCCGCCTTCATGGGATTATCCGCTCGGCACAGATCATCTGGGTCGCTGTGTTTTGTCGCGAATCATTGCCGGTGCGCGCGTATCGCTCGCTGCGGCTTTCGTCGTTATAGCCATTACACTTGTACTGAGCCTGATTATCGGAATCGCTGCGGGTTATATGGGAGGTTGGCTCGATCAGCTTTTAATGCGCATTTGCGATTTGTTTTTAGCTTTCCCAAGCTTGATCTTCGCATTGGCCATAGTTGGCTTGTTGGGCGGTGGCGTGGTTAATCTGGTCGTGGCGATGGTCGCCGTCCATTGGGTCGGCTACGCGAGGATGATTCGGATGATGGTCGTTAGCTTAAAGGAACGAAATTACGTGCTATCAGCGAAAATAACCGGGGCTTCCGGCATCCGTATTATGTTTCAACACATTTTGCCGTTCGTGCTGCCGCAAATCATTGTGCTTCAGTTTTTGCAGATGGGCTCGATTATTTTACAAATTTCGGAATTATCATTTCTTGGGTTAGGTGTGCAGGCTCCGATGGCCGAATGGGGCATGATGATCAACGACAGCAAGTCATTGATGGGCAGCCATCCGCTGCTGATGATCGCCCCGGGGATGATGATCTTCGTTACGGTTGTGGCGTTCAATTGGATCGGCGATACGCTGCGTGATACGCTTGATCCGAAATTAAGTTAATAGAATGGAGCTTCGTATGGAACAATCTGTCGTTCTGGACATTCGTAATTTACAAGTCGATCTACCCATTCATGGCGGGCGGCCGAAGCGTGTTGTAAGCAATATCAGTTTGACGCTAAGGCAGAGACATGTGTTAGGCATTGTCGGTGAGAGCGGCAGCGGCAAAACGATGGTATGTTCGGCGGTTCTCCGCCTATCTAGTGCCAAACAGCAGGTTAAGGGCAGCATTCGTTTTTGCGGCAAGGAACTGCTTGAGTTGCCTGAGGCGAGAATGCGTAAACTGCGCGGTAAAGATATGGCCTTAATCATGCAAAATCCAATGGCTGCTTTTAATCCGATTGTGACTATCGGCAATCACTTTATCGAGACGATTCGTTCTCATATGCCGATGAGAAAAGCGGAAGCGCATAGGCTTGCTTTCACCCAAATTCAGCGATTTCGACTGCCGCATGGGGAGCGGCTGATGAGTATGTACCCCTTTGAGCTAAGCGGGGGGATGCTGCAGCGTGTCATGATCGCGATTGCCGCTTGTATGAATCCGAAGCTGCTCATCGCCGATGAACCGACGACCGCTCTTGACACGACGACGCAGCTGGCGATATTGGAAGAGCTGCAAATGCTGCGCGAACAAAGCGGCACGAGTATGCTGCTCGTGTCGCATGACCTTGGTGTCATAGCAAAGCTTGCGGATGAAGTGGCCGTGATGAGGCGGGGCATTCTGGTGGAAAAAGGACCTGCTGAGCTCCTATTTAACCGTCCGTGTCATCCGTATACGCAGGCGCTGTTGGCGGCGCGGGAGGGCAGTGGCGAACTTGCGGCTTCGGTGAATGATTGGAACGGGACGGCGCCCGCTAGCGCAGAAGAGGATGACACCGCGGACGGTTCCTTGGTCGAAGTGGCACCGGGGCATTGGGTGCGAATCACAAAATCGAGTAGCAGGTGAAATAATGAGTGTATTGGAATTAAATGATGTTTCGAAAACGTATCGTTCAAGACAGTTCGCTTGGAGTCGCCGCACCGTGATTGAAGCGGTGAAGAACGTCTCCCTTCGCCTCGATGAAGGAACGTGTCTTGCACTCGTTGGTGAAAGCGGTTCAGGCAAAAGTACGTTGGGCAAAATTGTGCTTGGCTTGGAGCAGCCGGACCGCGGTGAAGTAACGTTCCTTGGCCGCAGCTTGCATCAGGTCTCGGCCAAAGAGCGTAAGCAGCTGCGTCGCGACATGCAGTTGGTGTTTCAGGATTCCCATAGCGCGGTTAATCCGCGCATGACCGCACTTCGAATTATTGCCGAGCCGCTGCGCGTACATGAGCGTATGACGGCATCCGAGCAATTACAGCGTGTGCGCGAACTGCTCGAAGTGGTCGGTTTGCGTGGCGACGATGCCGGGAAATACCCGCATCAGTTCAGTGGCGGGCAATTGCAGCGGATTTGCATTGCCCGTGCGATTGCTCTCAAACCGAAGCTGATTGTGCTGGACGAAGCGGTTAATAGTCTGGATGTACTCGTGCAATCGAGCATTTTGCGGCTGCTTGGACAGTTAAAGGAACGATACGGGCTGTCGTACTTGTTCATCTCGCATGACTTGGCAGCCGTTCGATTGCTCGCTGATCGTGTGGCCGTCATGGAACACGGCGAGATCGTCGAAACGCTGGACGACGCATCACGACTTGACGAACTGCGACACCCTGCCGGCAAGCGACTGCTGCAGGCGGTGCTGCCCATTCGTCCATATGGGCTAGTCCTTCGATAAGCCAAGATTTCTACTTCATACAATCATTTTTTTCCAAGGAAAGGAACGCCTATACCAGGCGACATTGGTTTATTGGATGAAAACGCATAGCCTGACATTAAATCATAAAACTTACTTGCAGTTGGCGCTGCCCCTCACCTTATCAACAATGACGACGCCTATCTTGGGAGCGGTGGATACGGCTGTAGTTGGACAGCTTTCGAACCCCGCTTATTTGGGCGGGATTGCAGTGGGTACGCTTATATTCAATACTTTATATTGGCTATTCGGGTTTCTGCGCGTCAGCACCTCCGGATTTGCAGCTCAGGCCTTGGGTCAAGGGGATAGGGACATGCAAAGTGAAGAGCTGATGCGGCCGCTTATGCTTGCTTTGCTACTTGGCATTTTGTTTATTGCGCTTCAATGGCCGATTTTACAAGTCAGTTTGAATGTAATTAATCCTGAAAATGATGTCAAAGCATTTATATCTCAATATTTTTACATACGTATCTGGGGTGCGCCCATTACTTTGATTAACTATGTTATTCTGGGTTGGCTGATGGGGATGGCGCAGATCAGATTTTCGATGTTTTTGCAGATCACGATGAATTTGATCAACATCTTACTTTGTATTTTATTTGTTTATGGTTTTCAATTAGGAGTCGGCGGCGTTGCAACAGCTACGGTTATTGCAGAAGGAGCCGCGCTCTTACTGGGGATAGGCTGCATTATTCGTCTGGCCCCCTTGAATTTGAACTGGAGCAGGTTCAGAAGGACGGTTTCTTTCTCCAAGATGAAAAAGAGTATGATGGTCAATAGTGACCTGCTTATTCGAACGGCTTGTCTATTGGCTGTTTTCAACATGTTCACGTCAGCAGGAGCCTCCTTCGGTACGGACTTATTGGCGGCCAATGCGATCCTTCTTCAAATTCATTTTATCATGGCTTATTTCTTTGATGGTTTAGCGAATGCAAGCAGTATTTTGGCAGGGAGAGCCGTAGGGGCGAAAGAACGGGAGACTTTCCGGAAGACGGTGATTTTATCATGGCAATGGTCCTTATTCGCGTCCATATTTGTCGCAATGCTATTTTATTTACTTAAGGAAGAAGCTATTTCTCTTTTCACTGGCTTAGACACTGTAGCCGAACTGGCAAATCGTTATAGCGTGTGGCTTATCTGGTTCCCGTTTATATCCAGTTTGGGTCTTGTTTTTTATGGCGTATTTACGGGCTCTTCTGTCACCCGTCCCATTCGAAATTCGATGATCGGAGCGTTTATTGCATTTCTGGCAGCTCGGTTTTTGTTAGTAGATAACTATCATAACGACGGACTCTGGATTGCTTTTCTTGTTTTCTCTTTAACCCGATCGCTGCTTCTGGTCGCATTTGTTCCGAAACTCGAAAACATACTGTTTTACAACCATGATTCCTTAAAACAAGAAGTAACGATACCAACTAAATGAGTAGATGTCAGAGGTCTCCGGAAAACGGAGGTCTCTTTGCTGTCCATTTCAAAAACCACAGTTTGAAGAATAAACTATTGTACCCCATTTGCGGTCAACGCACCTTAAACAGGAATCTCCGCTATCAAAATATGCTGCGGCTCTGCTTACACCCATCAGATATAACCTATCTCCATATCTCAATAAAACCTTTACAAAAACAAAGAGGAAACGTGGCATTGATAGCGAATGATATTTATCAGTAATTAATAAATCTAATAGATTTATTAATTAACTACACGAATGGAGCTATTTCCTGTACTTCGAAATCATTGAGAAAATTGAAAACAAGGAGATGACTAACAAGTGAAAAAGAAACTGTTAACCCGCTGCTTCACCTACCTGATGGCCACACAGCTTGCCGCCGGCTCTCTGCTGCCGCTTAGCAGCCCTGCAGCTGCAGAAAGCGCAGCCGCCATCGAAGCGGCAGCTGGAATCCCCCGCATGCTCATTACTGAAATGGTCCCTGACTCCGGTGGAGACGATGCACTGGGAGAGGATCCCTACGAGTACCTAGAGGTTTATAACAACAGCGACCAGCCGATCGACTTCAAGGACTATTCTATTTTATACAGGTACCCGGGGGAGCCCGGCCATGATTTATTCTGGCGGCCTTACACCGATAAACAGATTATCATCCAGCCTAAGCAGGCCATGGTTTTCTGGGCGGTTACGGCGTCAGGGGAGCTCAAGACGGTGGCTGACTTTAATCAGCATTTTCAAACCTCGCTCGTTGAAAATAAAGACATTGTCCGGATTCCCGGCGGTCTTAACAACCTGAGGGAAAGAACCCTCGTGGTGGCTACTAATACAGGAACCGACATTGTACGCGCGAGCTTTAACCCAGGCGTGATCGATACGGCGGCTGATCTGAGTATCGAGTACGGCGTTCCGGACGCCGGCAGTCTCGATATGAAGAAGCTCAGCTCCAAGACGTTGCCGGCCTCCCCGGGAACCTTCAACCCGGAAAACGTATCGGCAGAGCCAGTCCTTACTGTGAATGACCCTGTCCCGCCGTCGGTAAAAGATCTTACGGATCACTCCGGCATTGATCTGATCAAGCCGATTGAGCTGATGGCCGAAGCGGCAGATGATCGTCTACTTGCGTCCGTTAATCTATACTATAAATCCAACAAGACGACGAATTATAAAATGGTAACCTTGCCTCGAGGCGCCGACGGACGCTTCCGCTACTCACTAGAGATGATGGAATGGTTCGGGAGCCCGACGCTCGACTACTATTTCCAAGCATCCGATACCTTCAACGCAACGTCAACGGCTCCGAGAACGATCAGCCTGGCCGGGAATGAGAAAAGCCCTGCGCTGAACGTTCTTGATGGCAATGTTCTATCCGGTGAGCGGGTTCTGATCGGTTCGTCTACCACCGCAGGGTCCAT is drawn from Paenibacillus sp. V4I7 and contains these coding sequences:
- the nikE gene encoding nickel import ATP-binding protein NikE, producing the protein MSVLELNDVSKTYRSRQFAWSRRTVIEAVKNVSLRLDEGTCLALVGESGSGKSTLGKIVLGLEQPDRGEVTFLGRSLHQVSAKERKQLRRDMQLVFQDSHSAVNPRMTALRIIAEPLRVHERMTASEQLQRVRELLEVVGLRGDDAGKYPHQFSGGQLQRICIARAIALKPKLIVLDEAVNSLDVLVQSSILRLLGQLKERYGLSYLFISHDLAAVRLLADRVAVMEHGEIVETLDDASRLDELRHPAGKRLLQAVLPIRPYGLVLR
- the nikC gene encoding nickel transporter permease, whose translation is MGERIGLKLHLPKALMISGGCLLILVMIAVLAPHLMPHDPYEVDIIHKLQPPSWDYPLGTDHLGRCVLSRIIAGARVSLAAAFVVIAITLVLSLIIGIAAGYMGGWLDQLLMRICDLFLAFPSLIFALAIVGLLGGGVVNLVVAMVAVHWVGYARMIRMMVVSLKERNYVLSAKITGASGIRIMFQHILPFVLPQIIVLQFLQMGSIILQISELSFLGLGVQAPMAEWGMMINDSKSLMGSHPLLMIAPGMMIFVTVVAFNWIGDTLRDTLDPKLS
- a CDS encoding MATE family efflux transporter, whose product is MKTHSLTLNHKTYLQLALPLTLSTMTTPILGAVDTAVVGQLSNPAYLGGIAVGTLIFNTLYWLFGFLRVSTSGFAAQALGQGDRDMQSEELMRPLMLALLLGILFIALQWPILQVSLNVINPENDVKAFISQYFYIRIWGAPITLINYVILGWLMGMAQIRFSMFLQITMNLINILLCILFVYGFQLGVGGVATATVIAEGAALLLGIGCIIRLAPLNLNWSRFRRTVSFSKMKKSMMVNSDLLIRTACLLAVFNMFTSAGASFGTDLLAANAILLQIHFIMAYFFDGLANASSILAGRAVGAKERETFRKTVILSWQWSLFASIFVAMLFYLLKEEAISLFTGLDTVAELANRYSVWLIWFPFISSLGLVFYGVFTGSSVTRPIRNSMIGAFIAFLAARFLLVDNYHNDGLWIAFLVFSLTRSLLLVAFVPKLENILFYNHDSLKQEVTIPTK
- a CDS encoding ABC transporter ATP-binding protein yields the protein MEQSVVLDIRNLQVDLPIHGGRPKRVVSNISLTLRQRHVLGIVGESGSGKTMVCSAVLRLSSAKQQVKGSIRFCGKELLELPEARMRKLRGKDMALIMQNPMAAFNPIVTIGNHFIETIRSHMPMRKAEAHRLAFTQIQRFRLPHGERLMSMYPFELSGGMLQRVMIAIAACMNPKLLIADEPTTALDTTTQLAILEELQMLREQSGTSMLLVSHDLGVIAKLADEVAVMRRGILVEKGPAELLFNRPCHPYTQALLAAREGSGELAASVNDWNGTAPASAEEDDTADGSLVEVAPGHWVRITKSSSR